A part of Corynebacterium lactis RW2-5 genomic DNA contains:
- a CDS encoding DUF3068 domain-containing protein encodes MKRTLGNALILIGAALIVIAVLLPTFLVPRLRVIPLDTVSDTSTEIREAALLDSALLGKNQPAPGRENDPRCKATTDEEKQKLPVHCFINDKTPLQSKRHVEIEEPADEKVATMQVGTTMLRDDKEEPNNLVNATLDRITLNRSTAFPVEDPTSSVAINAPKSGQDTEPPTFPRPGIQYQFPFGTEKKSYPYYDVQSMRNFEIDFVGEEEQAGETVYKYSMTIPPQNLYESLKEHFTRDGRKLTEADKNTLASMRLSFPGHKWGLEGDEDVEMDRYYTNVRTVRVEPTSGVIVNGTEEMFMFYARDAKEAEEIASKAGHEKERAERNRTAMDYTAQWDGKSKEAQMQKATDAMSAMFIGGTVAPWILGIVGLILVLVGFRVRSKG; translated from the coding sequence ATGAAGAGAACTCTCGGAAACGCGCTGATCCTCATCGGCGCGGCATTGATTGTCATTGCAGTGTTGCTGCCCACCTTCCTGGTGCCCCGTCTTCGGGTAATTCCGCTTGATACCGTGAGCGATACCTCCACTGAAATCCGGGAGGCCGCTCTGCTCGACTCCGCACTGTTAGGCAAGAATCAGCCAGCACCGGGTCGCGAAAACGACCCGCGCTGCAAGGCCACCACGGATGAGGAGAAGCAGAAGCTCCCGGTTCACTGCTTCATCAACGATAAGACTCCGCTGCAGTCCAAGCGCCACGTCGAGATTGAGGAGCCGGCGGACGAGAAGGTCGCCACCATGCAGGTCGGCACCACCATGCTGCGCGATGACAAGGAAGAGCCGAACAACCTAGTCAACGCGACACTGGATCGCATCACCCTGAACCGCTCCACCGCATTCCCTGTTGAGGATCCGACTTCCAGCGTCGCTATCAACGCACCAAAGAGCGGCCAGGACACGGAGCCTCCGACGTTCCCTCGCCCTGGTATCCAGTACCAGTTCCCCTTCGGCACTGAAAAGAAGTCCTACCCGTACTACGACGTTCAGTCGATGCGCAACTTCGAGATTGACTTCGTCGGCGAGGAAGAGCAGGCCGGCGAGACCGTCTACAAGTACTCCATGACCATCCCACCGCAGAACCTGTACGAATCCTTGAAGGAGCACTTCACTCGCGACGGCCGCAAGCTGACTGAGGCTGACAAGAACACGCTCGCTTCCATGCGACTGTCCTTCCCGGGCCACAAGTGGGGCCTCGAGGGCGATGAGGACGTCGAGATGGACCGCTACTACACCAACGTCCGCACCGTCCGTGTTGAGCCCACCTCCGGCGTGATTGTCAACGGCACCGAAGAGATGTTCATGTTCTACGCTCGCGATGCCAAGGAGGCCGAGGAGATCGCTTCCAAGGCTGGCCACGAAAAGGAGCGCGCCGAGCGCAACCGCACCGCTATGGACTACACCGCACAGTGGGACGGCAAGTCCAAGGAAGCCCAGATGCAGAAGGCTACCGATGCGATGAGCGCCATGTTTATCGGCGGCACCGTTGCCCCGTGGATTCTGGGTATCGTTGGCCTGATCCTGGTTCTGGTTGGTTTCCGCGTCCGCTCCAAGGGCTAA
- a CDS encoding glycosyltransferase family 4 protein, which produces MKILLLCWRDTGHPEGGGSERYLERVAAYLAQQGHQVVFRTASYPGAPELPERDGVVFSRAGGNFSVYVRAWAAMVAARFGAGSIGNALGGRPDVVVDTQNGVPFFARIFSSALARTSTVLLTHHCHREQWPVAGPVVAKLGWFIESRLSPLIHRRCRYITVSEPSAAELVNLGVDADRIEIIRNGVDPIPEEARSTAGVGDAAIVKGEAPHLVTLSRLVPHKQIEHAIDVLADLVEDYPGAILDVIGSGWWHDNLVEYAGQKGVADHVVFHGQVSEADKHRILSGACIHMMPSRKEGWGLAVIESAQHGVPTVGYRSSAGLNDSVNDGETGLLADDEADLAEKTRKILADPELRRRMAEACVARADEFGWDKTAAAVLKVLESPRVR; this is translated from the coding sequence ATGAAAATTTTGCTGTTGTGCTGGCGCGATACCGGCCACCCCGAGGGCGGCGGAAGCGAACGCTACCTGGAGAGAGTGGCCGCGTATCTCGCGCAGCAGGGGCACCAAGTGGTCTTTCGGACCGCGAGCTACCCCGGGGCGCCTGAGCTTCCCGAGCGTGATGGTGTCGTATTCTCCCGCGCGGGTGGCAATTTTTCCGTCTACGTGCGCGCATGGGCGGCCATGGTTGCGGCGCGGTTCGGTGCCGGGTCAATAGGCAACGCGCTGGGTGGGCGTCCGGATGTGGTCGTGGACACTCAAAATGGCGTGCCCTTCTTCGCGCGTATCTTCTCAAGCGCATTGGCGCGGACCTCGACGGTCCTGCTCACGCACCATTGCCACCGCGAACAGTGGCCGGTCGCGGGACCGGTGGTGGCGAAGCTCGGTTGGTTCATCGAATCGCGCCTGTCCCCGCTGATTCACCGGCGCTGCCGCTACATCACGGTGTCCGAGCCGAGCGCCGCCGAGCTGGTGAACCTCGGCGTGGATGCCGATCGCATCGAGATTATCCGCAACGGCGTCGACCCTATCCCTGAGGAGGCCCGCTCCACCGCCGGTGTCGGTGATGCCGCGATTGTCAAGGGTGAGGCGCCGCACCTGGTGACGCTGTCTCGCCTGGTGCCGCACAAGCAGATCGAGCATGCCATCGACGTTCTTGCCGACCTGGTGGAAGACTACCCCGGAGCAATCCTCGACGTCATTGGTTCCGGCTGGTGGCACGACAACCTGGTTGAATACGCAGGCCAGAAAGGTGTTGCGGACCATGTGGTCTTCCACGGGCAGGTTTCGGAGGCCGACAAGCACCGCATCCTCTCCGGCGCGTGCATCCACATGATGCCCTCGCGTAAGGAGGGCTGGGGCCTTGCCGTCATCGAGTCCGCTCAACACGGCGTGCCGACGGTAGGTTACCGGTCCTCAGCGGGCCTGAATGACTCCGTCAACGACGGTGAGACGGGACTCCTCGCGGATGACGAGGCCGATCTGGCTGAAAAGACCCGGAAGATTCTGGCGGACCCGGAGTTGCGGCGACGTATGGCGGAGGCCTGTGTCGCTCGCGCCGATGAGTTCGGATGGGATAAGACCGCAGCGGCGGTACTGAAGGTTCTGGAGTCGCCACGCGTTCGGTAG
- a CDS encoding class I SAM-dependent methyltransferase: MVRFATLKRSFGLLGDFKYEQTDPGIFYGHLAEDTIGLLEGIAAGASRVGYTEAHGDEAAQGASASGALRGMRILDVGGGPGYFGRAFAERGVEYYTCEPDVGEMAAAGIKLESSVRGSGLDLPFRDGAFDLTYSSNVAEHVSDPWRMGREMLRVTAPGGLMVYSYTIWYGPFGGHEMGLTHYLGGDRARRMYEKKHGKRPKNYFGESLFKVGCAEGMRWGDAVERAGEAEVLAAFPRYHPWWAWWMVHVPVLREFAVSNLVLVLRKR; the protein is encoded by the coding sequence TTGGTTCGCTTTGCGACGCTCAAAAGGTCATTCGGCCTGCTCGGGGACTTCAAATACGAGCAGACTGACCCTGGCATTTTCTACGGTCACTTGGCCGAGGACACTATTGGCCTGTTGGAGGGTATTGCGGCTGGGGCGTCCCGAGTCGGCTATACCGAAGCCCACGGCGATGAGGCGGCGCAGGGGGCGTCGGCAAGCGGGGCTTTGCGGGGGATGCGGATTCTCGACGTCGGCGGCGGGCCGGGCTACTTCGGACGTGCGTTCGCCGAGCGCGGCGTGGAGTACTACACCTGCGAGCCGGATGTCGGAGAGATGGCGGCGGCGGGAATCAAGCTGGAGTCGTCGGTGCGCGGTTCGGGGCTTGACCTGCCGTTTCGCGATGGTGCGTTTGACCTGACGTACTCGTCGAACGTGGCGGAACACGTGTCCGACCCGTGGCGGATGGGCCGGGAGATGCTGCGTGTGACCGCACCCGGCGGGCTGATGGTCTACTCGTACACGATTTGGTACGGGCCGTTCGGCGGGCACGAGATGGGGCTGACACATTACCTCGGCGGCGACCGCGCGCGGCGGATGTATGAGAAGAAGCACGGCAAGCGGCCGAAGAACTACTTTGGCGAGTCGCTGTTTAAGGTCGGCTGCGCGGAAGGTATGCGCTGGGGCGATGCTGTCGAGCGCGCTGGTGAGGCCGAGGTTTTGGCGGCGTTCCCGCGCTATCACCCCTGGTGGGCGTGGTGGATGGTACACGTGCCAGTGCTGCGCGAGTTCGCGGTGTCGAATCTGGTGCTGGTGCTGCGGAAGAGGTAG
- a CDS encoding iron-siderophore ABC transporter substrate-binding protein, protein MHRESATPRETTKTTSNHTVRTTHTAARATATRALLATAIAGSLALGLAACTSTDTNGANNAASGTSTSADDSNAAFPVTIKHAFGETTINQAPQRVATVGWANHEVPLALGVVPVGMSKATFGDDNDNGILPWVEDKLKELGADSGEKKPAIFDETDGIPFEQVAETKPDVILASYSGITQEDYDTLSKIAPVVAYPSTAWGTSLKDMITMNSKALGKDSEGEKLVADLDNKTADALDAHPELKGKKVLFTAFGGSTDPSKLGFYSTKDPRMGFLVDHGLAAPELVARESERSDQFWIEASTEKPEQFADVDVLLAYSSGKPDDDKKKLADMQADPLLKKVPAIAKGKVVFLENGPLGAAANPSPLGITWGIDRYFGEIAKALKS, encoded by the coding sequence ATGCACCGCGAATCCGCCACACCACGCGAGACTACAAAGACCACCAGCAACCACACCGTTCGAACAACTCACACCGCCGCCCGAGCCACCGCCACACGTGCACTCCTAGCAACAGCAATCGCCGGCTCCCTCGCACTGGGCCTTGCTGCCTGCACCAGCACTGACACCAACGGTGCCAATAACGCCGCATCCGGCACCTCCACCAGCGCAGACGATAGCAACGCCGCCTTCCCCGTCACTATCAAGCACGCGTTCGGCGAGACGACCATCAATCAGGCTCCTCAGCGCGTTGCGACTGTTGGCTGGGCCAATCATGAGGTCCCCCTCGCCCTTGGCGTGGTTCCGGTCGGCATGTCCAAGGCCACCTTCGGCGATGACAATGACAACGGAATCCTGCCCTGGGTTGAGGACAAGCTAAAGGAGCTCGGTGCAGACTCCGGGGAGAAGAAGCCCGCAATCTTTGACGAGACCGACGGCATCCCCTTCGAGCAGGTAGCCGAAACAAAGCCGGATGTCATCCTGGCCTCCTACTCCGGCATTACCCAAGAGGACTACGACACGCTGTCCAAGATTGCACCCGTCGTCGCGTACCCCTCCACTGCCTGGGGAACCTCGTTGAAGGACATGATCACGATGAACTCGAAGGCTCTCGGCAAGGACTCCGAGGGCGAGAAGCTGGTCGCCGATTTAGACAACAAGACTGCCGACGCCCTGGACGCCCACCCCGAGCTGAAGGGGAAGAAGGTCCTGTTCACGGCCTTTGGCGGCAGCACGGACCCGTCGAAGTTGGGCTTCTACTCCACGAAGGATCCGCGCATGGGATTCCTTGTTGACCACGGTCTGGCGGCACCAGAGCTCGTCGCACGCGAGTCGGAGCGCTCGGATCAGTTCTGGATTGAGGCCTCCACCGAGAAGCCGGAGCAGTTCGCGGACGTGGATGTGCTGCTGGCGTACTCCTCGGGCAAACCGGACGACGATAAGAAGAAGCTGGCCGACATGCAGGCCGATCCGCTGCTGAAGAAGGTCCCAGCCATCGCGAAGGGAAAGGTCGTGTTCCTAGAAAACGGCCCGCTGGGTGCCGCCGCAAATCCGTCGCCGCTCGGCATCACCTGGGGAATTGACCGCTACTTCGGGGAAATCGCCAAGGCCCTGAAGTCCTAG
- a CDS encoding FecCD family ABC transporter permease, producing MQSRTKTTLTFAVLGVCALVACVCSVMFGVRSISVADAISALGGATSTPGEAVAWTRIPRTVMAFAVGAALAMAGTTLQAVTRNPLADPGIFGVLAGAALAVCVGIAFANLSRPLPTMITAIIGAFAAAVFVYSVGSLGRGGATPLKLALAGAATTAALTSLTSAVVLPRSEVLDQFRFWQIGSVGGARWDTLATAAPLLLVGTLLVAATAAGLNALALGDDTATSLGIPVVRTRLTATIGAVILCGTATALAGPIGFIGLIVPHFLRLFLGTDYRVLLPASLLAGAVVLAAADTIGRLVGHPSEVAVGIVTPMIGAPVFIWLARRVKVGEL from the coding sequence ATGCAGTCGAGAACGAAAACTACTCTCACCTTCGCCGTCCTTGGCGTGTGCGCCCTGGTAGCGTGCGTGTGCTCGGTGATGTTTGGGGTACGCAGCATTTCCGTCGCCGATGCCATCTCTGCCCTCGGCGGGGCCACCTCCACTCCGGGTGAGGCCGTCGCGTGGACGCGCATTCCCCGCACCGTTATGGCATTCGCTGTGGGTGCAGCGCTTGCCATGGCTGGAACGACTCTGCAGGCCGTGACCCGCAATCCCCTGGCAGATCCAGGCATCTTTGGCGTTCTGGCCGGCGCCGCCTTAGCCGTATGCGTCGGCATCGCCTTTGCGAATCTCTCCCGACCCCTGCCGACGATGATCACTGCCATCATCGGCGCGTTCGCCGCAGCCGTTTTTGTCTACTCGGTCGGCTCGCTGGGCCGGGGCGGGGCCACACCGTTGAAGTTAGCGCTCGCCGGCGCCGCAACCACCGCCGCACTAACTAGTCTGACCAGTGCGGTTGTTCTTCCACGCAGTGAGGTGCTCGACCAGTTTCGCTTCTGGCAAATCGGCTCGGTCGGCGGTGCCCGCTGGGATACTCTGGCAACGGCCGCGCCGCTTCTGCTCGTTGGCACGCTGTTAGTCGCCGCCACCGCCGCGGGGCTCAATGCTCTTGCGCTTGGCGACGACACGGCCACCAGCCTCGGCATTCCCGTGGTCAGGACTCGGCTGACTGCGACCATTGGCGCGGTGATTCTTTGTGGCACGGCGACGGCACTGGCGGGGCCAATTGGTTTTATCGGACTGATTGTCCCGCACTTCTTGCGTCTCTTTCTCGGCACCGACTACCGCGTTTTGCTTCCGGCTTCATTGCTGGCGGGTGCGGTGGTGCTCGCGGCTGCCGACACGATTGGGCGGCTTGTTGGGCATCCGAGCGAGGTGGCGGTCGGCATTGTGACGCCGATGATTGGCGCTCCTGTGTTTATTTGGCTAGCCCGGCGAGTGAAGGTGGGCGAACTATGA
- a CDS encoding iron ABC transporter permease, producing MPLADSLRRARRVHATGYAMRVMALVVVVGTLWLASLMFGETTYSLGEVARVVVGQTVPGASFSVGELRLPRASIAVAAGLAFGMAGMVFQTLLRNQLASPDIIGISSAAAAAGVTAIVLFQAGAVVVGSSALAVSLLVAVAIYLLSTGCGRLAGGHGRGFSGARLILIGIGVGTMLQSWTTYVLSRAAAWDMPTATRWLTGSLNNVAFERGWPVLAVVAVAVPLAAVASHQLACMRLGQDMAKSLGIRSAVVRVGLMVGAVLLVAVATSVCGPVAFVAFMSGPIAARLFRPGPALIIPAGLVGAILVLGADLAGQFLFGTRYPVGVVTGALGAPFLIYLLIRSRA from the coding sequence ATGCCGCTTGCAGATTCTCTGCGCCGCGCCCGGCGCGTGCACGCCACCGGCTATGCGATGCGCGTTATGGCCTTGGTTGTTGTCGTCGGCACGCTGTGGCTGGCAAGCCTGATGTTCGGCGAGACCACCTACTCCCTCGGCGAGGTCGCGCGGGTGGTTGTGGGGCAGACGGTGCCAGGCGCGTCGTTTAGCGTAGGCGAGCTGCGACTGCCGAGGGCGAGCATCGCGGTGGCGGCAGGGCTGGCGTTTGGCATGGCGGGGATGGTGTTTCAGACGCTGCTGCGCAATCAACTGGCGTCACCGGACATTATTGGTATTTCCAGTGCAGCGGCGGCGGCCGGGGTCACGGCGATTGTGCTGTTCCAGGCGGGTGCGGTTGTGGTTGGCTCAAGCGCGCTGGCGGTGTCGCTGCTGGTTGCAGTGGCAATTTATTTACTGTCAACGGGATGCGGCAGGTTAGCTGGGGGCCACGGGCGCGGGTTCTCGGGGGCGCGGCTGATTCTGATTGGCATTGGTGTTGGCACGATGCTGCAGTCCTGGACTACGTACGTGCTCTCCCGGGCCGCGGCGTGGGACATGCCGACGGCGACGCGCTGGCTGACGGGCTCGCTGAACAACGTGGCGTTCGAACGTGGCTGGCCAGTGCTGGCGGTCGTGGCAGTGGCGGTTCCTCTGGCAGCCGTTGCATCGCACCAATTGGCGTGTATGCGGCTGGGGCAGGATATGGCCAAGTCGCTGGGCATTCGCTCGGCGGTTGTGCGCGTCGGGCTAATGGTGGGCGCGGTGCTGCTGGTTGCAGTGGCGACGTCCGTATGTGGGCCGGTGGCATTCGTGGCCTTTATGTCCGGGCCGATTGCGGCGAGGCTCTTCCGCCCGGGCCCCGCACTCATCATTCCGGCCGGCCTTGTTGGCGCGATACTTGTGCTCGGCGCAGATTTGGCAGGGCAATTCCTGTTCGGCACCCGCTACCCGGTGGGTGTTGTTACGGGCGCACTCGGGGCGCCGTTCCTCATCTACCTGCTGATTCGCTCGCGTGCGTGA
- a CDS encoding ABC transporter ATP-binding protein, with translation MTSTPISEPAQAPAPPPVLEARDLTVGYGDRAIVRGVSTQFAPGKVTSIIGPNGCGKSTLLKALSRHLAPQSGSVSVADRDIKQFGVKELARIIGMLPQTPIAPDGIAVADLVGRGRTPHQGFFGRWSAEDYRVVAQSLEATGLGDLGERPVDELSGGQRQRAWIAMALAQRTPVLLLDEPTTYLDLKHQVEVLDLLTDLNRSRGTTIVMVLHDLNLAARYSDQLLAMCDGQILASGAPGEVVTEATLRDVFDLESRVIEDPVSGTPAVMPVGRWGGGAAEKKEQRPPTLPHAHRH, from the coding sequence TTGACTTCCACTCCTATCTCGGAGCCAGCGCAGGCACCGGCGCCGCCGCCGGTGCTCGAGGCTCGAGACTTGACCGTCGGCTACGGTGACCGCGCCATCGTGCGAGGTGTATCCACCCAGTTCGCGCCGGGGAAGGTCACGTCCATCATCGGGCCAAACGGCTGCGGCAAGTCGACACTGCTGAAGGCTCTATCCCGCCACCTGGCGCCGCAGTCTGGCTCAGTGAGCGTGGCTGACCGCGATATAAAGCAGTTCGGGGTCAAAGAGCTGGCCCGTATCATCGGGATGCTGCCACAGACGCCGATTGCCCCGGATGGCATCGCCGTGGCGGACCTCGTTGGCCGGGGAAGGACGCCTCACCAGGGCTTTTTCGGCCGGTGGAGCGCGGAGGACTACCGGGTTGTCGCGCAGTCGCTTGAGGCCACCGGACTCGGCGATCTTGGCGAGCGCCCCGTCGATGAGCTCTCCGGTGGCCAGCGCCAGCGCGCCTGGATTGCGATGGCGCTGGCCCAGCGCACCCCAGTGCTGCTCCTAGACGAGCCCACCACTTACCTCGACCTCAAGCACCAGGTGGAGGTCCTGGATCTACTCACCGACCTCAACCGCAGTCGCGGCACGACAATCGTGATGGTCCTGCACGACCTGAACCTGGCCGCGCGCTATAGCGATCAGCTGCTGGCCATGTGTGACGGACAAATCCTTGCCTCGGGTGCGCCCGGCGAGGTGGTGACTGAAGCTACCCTCCGCGATGTCTTCGACTTGGAGTCCCGCGTTATCGAAGATCCCGTCTCCGGCACTCCGGCCGTCATGCCCGTGGGCCGGTGGGGCGGTGGAGCCGCCGAAAAGAAGGAGCAGCGGCCACCAACGCTGCCTCATGCTCACCGCCACTGA
- a CDS encoding siderophore-interacting protein produces the protein MYAPFTVRVARTERISPHFQRITFHGVDDMGPAETIRDLRIKLIIPGPSGLPCFESDSDWYALWTSLDPATRGNLRTYSVRAFRRPQAPNAAGTPLPAELDIDFVIHAEDPGPASAWAASASEGDELIVIAPTRDDDSGRGIEFAPGDNRIVRMLGDETTLPAIAKTLQEWPEGVRGDIYIEVPTSADVQTLELPDAVGIHWLPRDAAGVEATLAEPVECGELLMRSLELLGHELGVGDGVGDVDADAGGAESGADVSADGGVGSEEGVSVSAGSGSSGVVASTADEPLVWETPSYSSDGEDLGAEGSAAQKATAQDGAKNAATTHGIDDTYYWIAGEAGAVVKMRRMLVREWGVPRGHVSFMGYWKRGVAAKD, from the coding sequence ATGTACGCACCCTTTACCGTCCGTGTGGCGCGCACCGAGCGCATCTCCCCTCATTTCCAGCGCATCACCTTCCATGGCGTCGACGATATGGGCCCCGCTGAAACAATTCGAGATCTGCGCATTAAGCTCATCATTCCCGGCCCCAGTGGCCTGCCCTGCTTCGAGTCCGACTCCGACTGGTACGCACTGTGGACCTCCCTTGATCCCGCCACGCGCGGCAATCTTCGCACCTATTCGGTGCGCGCTTTCCGACGCCCACAGGCCCCCAACGCCGCCGGTACCCCGCTGCCGGCGGAGCTGGATATCGACTTCGTGATTCACGCCGAGGACCCGGGGCCAGCGTCGGCGTGGGCGGCGTCGGCAAGCGAAGGCGACGAGCTCATTGTGATTGCGCCTACGCGAGACGACGACTCGGGGCGCGGGATCGAGTTTGCGCCAGGAGATAATCGGATTGTGCGGATGCTCGGCGATGAAACGACGCTGCCCGCGATTGCGAAGACGCTTCAGGAGTGGCCCGAAGGTGTGCGCGGCGATATCTACATTGAGGTCCCGACCAGCGCCGATGTCCAAACCCTCGAGCTTCCCGACGCCGTGGGCATCCACTGGCTGCCGCGCGATGCGGCGGGTGTCGAGGCAACGCTTGCCGAGCCTGTCGAGTGCGGCGAGTTGCTCATGCGGAGCCTGGAGCTGCTGGGGCATGAGCTGGGGGTTGGTGACGGCGTTGGTGATGTTGACGCTGATGCTGGTGGCGCCGAGTCGGGTGCGGACGTGAGCGCTGATGGCGGTGTCGGTTCTGAAGAGGGTGTGTCCGTGAGCGCAGGTTCGGGTTCGAGTGGCGTCGTTGCGAGCACTGCGGACGAGCCGCTGGTGTGGGAGACGCCGAGTTACTCCAGCGACGGCGAGGACCTCGGAGCGGAGGGCTCGGCTGCGCAGAAGGCGACGGCGCAGGACGGCGCCAAGAACGCGGCGACCACGCACGGCATTGACGACACCTACTACTGGATCGCGGGTGAGGCGGGGGCCGTCGTAAAGATGCGGCGAATGCTCGTGCGCGAGTGGGGTGTGCCGCGCGGGCATGTGTCATTCATGGGCTACTGGAAGCGCGGTGTGGCGGCGAAGGATTAA
- a CDS encoding endonuclease/exonuclease/phosphatase family protein: MAATYNTSLNRDTSGELLKDLQEGDEQARNIAAVIQHNSPDVVILNEFDYDEGNEALKLFRDKYLGAGQKGQDAIDYPYIFSAPVNTGVDSGMDLDGNGKLGDPGDAYGFGKHPGQYGMAILSKYPLDEANARTFQNLKWADMPDNRIPVDFYEQAAPGSVEQLRLSSKSHWDVPVKFDEENIHLLVSHPTPPSFDGPEKRNSRRNGDEIRLMADYIAGGERAEWIVDDKGQRGGLAPDERFIVFGDNNSDPADGDNSGATGIGQILDLKEICDSQPTSKGAVLAAQVEGSPEHKNPDEQDTADFSEPKPGNLRADYVLPSCNLPQADSGVFWPAEGEELSDLMGSDATSDHHLVWVRLKA; this comes from the coding sequence GTGGCTGCGACCTATAACACCAGCCTTAACCGTGATACCTCTGGGGAATTGCTGAAGGACCTGCAGGAAGGTGATGAGCAAGCACGCAACATTGCTGCTGTGATTCAGCACAATAGCCCCGATGTGGTCATTCTCAATGAGTTTGATTATGACGAAGGCAACGAGGCGCTCAAGCTCTTCCGGGATAAGTACCTTGGCGCCGGACAAAAGGGCCAAGATGCCATCGATTACCCGTATATCTTTTCTGCTCCGGTAAATACTGGTGTTGATTCCGGGATGGATCTTGACGGCAACGGCAAACTGGGCGATCCCGGCGATGCTTATGGGTTTGGCAAGCACCCGGGACAGTATGGAATGGCGATATTGTCCAAGTACCCGCTGGATGAAGCCAATGCGCGTACTTTCCAGAACTTAAAGTGGGCAGATATGCCCGATAACAGAATTCCGGTGGATTTCTACGAACAAGCCGCCCCAGGAAGCGTAGAGCAGCTACGGCTTTCCAGTAAGTCTCACTGGGATGTTCCTGTGAAGTTTGATGAAGAGAATATCCATCTGCTAGTTTCCCACCCCACTCCCCCATCCTTCGATGGACCAGAGAAACGGAACTCGCGACGCAATGGTGATGAGATTCGCCTCATGGCCGATTACATCGCAGGTGGCGAGCGCGCCGAGTGGATTGTTGATGACAAAGGTCAACGAGGTGGCCTAGCACCGGATGAGCGTTTCATCGTCTTTGGTGATAACAATTCCGATCCCGCGGATGGAGATAACTCTGGGGCCACTGGCATTGGTCAGATTCTGGACTTGAAAGAAATTTGCGATTCCCAACCCACTAGTAAGGGAGCAGTTTTAGCCGCCCAGGTTGAAGGTAGCCCTGAGCATAAGAACCCAGATGAGCAGGACACTGCGGATTTTAGTGAACCAAAGCCTGGCAATCTGCGAGCAGATTATGTCCTGCCATCATGCAATCTTCCCCAGGCAGATAGTGGGGTCTTTTGGCCTGCCGAAGGTGAGGAGCTCAGCGACTTAATGGGCTCAGATGCCACCAGCGACCACCACCTGGTGTGGGTGCGTTTGAAGGCTTAA
- a CDS encoding acetyl-CoA C-acetyltransferase, giving the protein MTSATIQPGGEAFIYEAIRTPRGKGKKDGSLHEVRPVSLLVGLIDEIRNRFPDLDEERISDLIVGCVSPVGDQGADIARTAGLTAGLPYRTGGVQINRFCASGLSAINLAAQKVRSGMDELVLAGGVESMSRVPMMSDGGAMAMDAQVSFATDFVPQGISADLIASLDGFDRESLDEMAALSHARAAKAWSEGRFDRSVVPVKDASGLTILDRDETIREGVTAESLSGLRPAFTMMGEQGGFDAVALKKYPQLERINHVHHAGNSSGIVDGAALTLVGSEKAGAEMGLTPRARVVATAVNGVEPTIMLTGIEPAVREVLAKANLTVDDIDVWEINEAFAAVVKHAQQNLGIDYEKLNINGGAMAMGHPLGATGAMITGAAIDELHRTGGRYGLISLCVAGGMGVATIIERV; this is encoded by the coding sequence ATGACTTCCGCCACCATCCAGCCGGGCGGCGAGGCCTTCATCTACGAGGCAATTCGCACCCCGCGCGGCAAGGGCAAGAAGGACGGCTCCCTCCACGAGGTACGCCCGGTATCCCTGCTCGTCGGCCTCATCGACGAAATTCGCAATCGCTTCCCGGACCTCGACGAGGAGCGCATCAGCGACCTCATCGTCGGCTGTGTCAGCCCGGTAGGCGACCAGGGCGCGGACATCGCCCGCACCGCCGGCCTTACCGCTGGTCTGCCCTACCGCACCGGCGGCGTGCAGATTAACCGCTTCTGCGCCTCCGGCCTCTCGGCCATTAACCTCGCAGCTCAGAAGGTCCGCTCCGGCATGGACGAGCTAGTCCTCGCAGGTGGCGTGGAGTCCATGTCCCGCGTCCCCATGATGTCCGACGGCGGCGCCATGGCCATGGACGCCCAGGTCTCCTTCGCCACCGACTTCGTCCCGCAGGGCATTTCCGCGGACCTGATTGCCTCCCTCGACGGCTTCGACCGCGAGTCCCTCGACGAAATGGCCGCGCTCTCCCATGCCCGCGCAGCAAAGGCCTGGTCGGAGGGCCGCTTCGACCGCTCCGTCGTACCAGTTAAGGATGCCAGCGGCCTGACCATCCTCGACCGCGACGAGACCATCCGCGAGGGCGTTACCGCTGAATCGCTCTCCGGCCTGCGCCCGGCCTTCACCATGATGGGCGAACAGGGCGGCTTCGATGCCGTGGCTCTAAAGAAGTACCCGCAGCTCGAGCGCATCAACCACGTCCACCACGCAGGCAACTCCTCCGGCATCGTCGACGGTGCAGCCCTGACCCTGGTCGGCTCCGAGAAGGCAGGCGCCGAGATGGGACTCACCCCGCGCGCCCGCGTAGTCGCTACCGCCGTCAACGGTGTCGAGCCCACTATCATGCTCACCGGCATCGAACCGGCAGTCCGCGAAGTCCTCGCCAAGGCCAACCTGACCGTCGACGATATCGACGTATGGGAAATCAACGAGGCCTTTGCCGCCGTCGTAAAGCACGCGCAGCAAAACCTCGGCATTGACTACGAGAAGCTGAACATCAACGGCGGCGCAATGGCAATGGGCCACCCGCTGGGCGCGACCGGCGCGATGATCACCGGCGCTGCCATCGACGAGCTGCACCGCACCGGCGGCCGCTACGGCCTGATTTCCCTGTGCGTCGCGGGCGGCATGGGTGTCGCGACCATTATCGAGCGCGTCTAA